One Cyprinus carpio isolate SPL01 chromosome A16, ASM1834038v1, whole genome shotgun sequence genomic region harbors:
- the LOC109070602 gene encoding rap guanine nucleotide exchange factor 5-like isoform X2, whose amino-acid sequence MAWDCGLRYVFSVSPALQQGPGTVTCDREDISRLEMVQRLAKDGCRLLHSPLRATEKPTEPSSDAAVRVSERERSHEVLLPQRTTSPRAPPSSSSWTGSSRSLSSIEEEDSSDSSVSHRYAAVPATPEKVLEHLLGHLRLDEEQKSPQSRETENLLDDFLLTYPVIMSTSDLCQALLGHYCSKKDRMKEEGRDTLLRKRKVLHLLSQWSSLCTDLPRDNEHAKLFLKTLYRYVLDDLYEFPSLEKDLKELQKLLRMQRRHTVDEYSPQRKNKALFHQLSLKENWHPVRGAQRERKEVLCRVYVTIDSYVSVRTHSEVSVQELLSTVAERLDCAEDDMVLMAVMYPGEKVLLQSDQCVFSSSLSAAERLHVCRRDLTEIMSPFTDNGQQRSVKMLSMNTWDVAVSLTNCDWSLFTIVHEQELVYFTQSRDASAGHTMALEQLLQRCNETQQWVMTEVLLCPTLCKRVQLFKKFIKIAAHCKAQRNLNSLFAIIMGLNSPAVSRLTQTWEKVPGKFRKLFSELESLTDPSLNHKAYRDAFRKMKSPKIPFLPLLLKDITFIHEGNKTFLDNLVNFDKLHMIADTVRIIRQCRTDHMGNMLSQKDSIEVRTYINYLHVIDNQQTLFELSHRLEPRT is encoded by the exons CCCTCCAGTGACGCAGCAGTccgtgtgagtgagagagagcggAGCCACGAGGTACTGCTGCCTCAGAGGACGACGTCACCAAGAgctcccccctcctcctcctcctggacCGGGAG CAGTCGCTCCCTGTCCTCCATCGAAGAGGAAGACTCCAGTGACTCTTCTGTCTCCCACAGGTACGCTGCCGTGCCCGCCACCCCTGAAAAGGTTCTAGAGCATCTGCTGGGCCACCTGAGGCTGGATGAGGAGCAGAAGAGCCCCCAGAGCAGAGAGACAG AGAATCTATTGGATGACTTTCTGCTGACGTACCCTGTGATTATGTCCACCAGTGACCTGTGCCAAGCACTACTCGGTCA CTATTGTTCAAAGAAAGACAGGATGAAAGAGGAGGGGAGAGACACTCTGCTTAGGAAACGAAAAGTGCTGCACCTGCTGTCCCAGTGGAGCTCGCTGTGCACAGACCTGCCCCGGGACAACGAGCACGCCAAACTATTCCTCAAG ACTCTGTACAGATACGTTCTGGATGATCTCTATGAGTTTCCATCGCTGGAGAAGGATCTGAAAGAACTTCAGAAACTTCTACGGATGCAAAGGAGACA CACGGTAGATGAATACTCTCCACAAAGGAAG AATAAAGCTCTTTTCCACCAGCTGAGTCTGAAGGAGAACTGGCACCCTGTGAGAGGAGCTCAGAGGGAGAGGAAGGAAG TGCTGTGTCGTGTGTATGTGACCATAGACTCATACGTGAGTGTAAGGACCCATAGCGAGGTGTCCGTGCAGGAACTGCTGAGCACTGTGGCTGAAAGGCTCGACTGTGCTGAAGACGACATGGTGTTGATGGCCGTCATGTATCCTGGAG agAAGGTTCTGCTTCAGTCAGATCAGTGTGTGTTCTCGTCTTCACTCAGTGCTGCTGAGAGGCTGCACGTCTGCAGAAGAGACCTGACTGAGATCATG AGTCCCTTCACTGATAACGGGCAGCAGCGCTCAGTGAAGATGCTGAGCATGAACACATGGGATGTAGCCGTGTCGCTCACAAACTGTGACTGGAGTCTCTTCACTATCGTGCATGAG CAAGAGCTGGTATACTTTACTCAGAGCCGAGACGCGAGCGCTGGCCACACGATGGCACTGGAGCAGCTGTTGCAGCGCTGCAATGAGACTCAGCAGTGGGTGATGACCGAAGTGCTCCTGTGCCCAACCCTCTGCAAACGTGTGCAGCTCTTCAAGAAATTCATCAAGATCGCAGCACA CTGTAAAGCACAGAGGAACCTGAACTCATTATTTGCCATCATTATGGGACTGAACAGTCCTGCTGTCAGTCGACTCACTCAGACATGGGAG AAAGTCCCTGGGAAGTTCAGGAAGTTGTTCTCTGAGCTGGAGAGCTTGACG GACCCTTCTTTAAACCACAAAGCCTACAGAGATGCCTTCAGGAAGATGAAGTCTCCCAAGATCCCTTTCCTGCCTCTGCTTCTGAAAG ATATCACCTTCATTCATGAGGGCAACAAAACATTTCTCGACAACCTAGTCAACTTTGATAAACTA CACATGATAGCAGACACAGTGCGCATTATCAGGCAGTGTCGGACAGATCACATGG GAAACATGTTGTCCCAGAAGGACAGCATAGAAGTGAGAACGTACATCAATTACCTGCACGTCATCGACAATCAACAGACTCTGTTTGAGCTCTCACACAGACTTGAGCCCAGGACATAA